The genomic window GCGCTGCCCTCGCTCTGGATCGAGCTGCGCGACATCGTGCTCGGCTGGTGCGCCCACGGCGCCCGCATCTTCCGGGTCGACAACCCGCACACCAAGCCGATCCCGTTCTGGCAGTGGATGCTGGGGGAGGTGAACGCGCGCTACCCGGACGCGATCTTCCTGGCGGAAGCCTTCACCCGGCCGAAGATGATGAAGAAGCTGGCGAAAGCCGGCTACCAGCAGAGCTACACCTACTTCACGTGGCGCACCACGAAGCAGGAGCTGACCGATTACGCCCTCGAACTCGCGGGCGAGATGGGCGAGTACTATCGCCCCAACTTCTTCGCCAACACGCCCGACATCAACCCGTACTATCTCCAGACTGGCGGGCGGCCGGGCTTCGTCGTGCGCGCGACCCTCGCCGCGACGCTGTCCTCGATCTACGGCATCTACAACGGCTTCGAACTGTGCGAGGCCGCGCCCTATCCGGGCAAGGAGGAGTACCTCGACTCCGAAAAATACGAGCTGAAGGCCTGGGACCATCACCGCCCCGGCAACATCCGCGAGCACATCATCAAGCTCAATCAGGCGCGCAGGGACAACCCGGCCCTGTGGGACTTCCGGAACATCCACTTCACGGGAGCCGGGAACGACAACGTCATCGCCTACGCGAAGGTGACGCCGGAGCGCGACAACTGCGTGTTCGTGATGGTCAATCTCGACCCGAAGAACCGTCAGGAATGCACCTACGAGGTGCCGCTCTGGCTGCTCGGGCTGCCCGACGACGGGGCGGTCGAGGTCGAGGATCTGCTGCTCGGCTACAAGTTCGAGCTCTACGGCAAGAACCACCGGATCGCCCTCGATCCGGCCGACCGCTCGGCGATCGTCTGGCGCTTGCGTCCCCGGCGGGTTGCCTGAACCGACCCCACTGCTAGATCGGGCGGAATGCGGCGTTCACCGTCGTGTTCTCGCCAAGAAGCGGGCCGAGGAAGCTCGCAGTCCGGCGCCGCAGGGCCCGGTTCCGCTCTCGAAAGTGACGTGAGGCAGCGACGGGATGATCGATCGCAGCGATCCGCAGTGGTACCGTGACGCCATCATCTACCAGATCCACGTCAAGTCGTTCTTCGACTCGACCGATGACGGGATCGGCGATTTCGAGGGCCTGACCCAGAAGCTCGACTACGTCCGCGACCTCGGGGTCACGGCGATCTGGCTGATGCCGTTCTATCCGTCGCCCCTGCGCGACGACGGCTACGACATCGCGGACTATCGCGACATCAACCCGTCCTATGGGACGATGCAGGATTTCCGCCGCTTCGTGGACGCCGCCCACGAGCGCGGCCTGCGCGTCGTCACCGAGCTCGTCATCAACCACACGTCCGACCAGCACCCCTGGTTCCAGCGCGCCCGCGAGGCGCCGGCCGGGAGCCCGGAGCGCGACTTCTACGTCTGGTCCGACACGGACGACAAGTATTCCGACACGCGCATCATCTTCCTCGACACCGAGGTATCGAACTGGACCTGGGACCCGGTCGCCAAGCAGTACTTCTGGCACCGCTTCTACGCGCACCAGCCCGATCTCAACTTCGACAACCCGGCCGTGCTGGAAGCGGTCATCGAGGTGATGCGCTACTGGCTCGACATGGGCGTCGACGGCCTGCGCCTCGACGCGATCCCCTACCTGATCGAGCGCGACGGCACGAACTGCGAGAACCTCTCCGAGACGCACGGCGTCATCAAGGCGATCCGCGCCGCCCTCGACGCCGAGTACCCGGACCGGATGCTGCTGGCCGAGGCCAACCAATGGCCCGAAGAGACCGCCCAGTATTTCGGTGAGGGGGACGAATGCCACATGGCGTTCCACTTCCCGCTGATGCCGCGCATGTACATGGCGATCGCCCGGGAGGACCGGCACCCGATCACCGACATCATGCGCCAGACCCCGGAGATCCCGGAAGGCTGCCAGTGGGCCATCTTCCTGCGCAACCACGACGAGCTGACGCTCGAAATGGTGACGGCGGAGGAGCGTGACTATCTCTGGTCGTTCTACGCCGCCGAGCGGCGCGCCCGCATCAATCTCGGCATCCGCCGCCGCCTCGCGCCGCTCTTGGAGAACGACCGGCGCAAGATCGAGCTGATGAAGTCCCTCGTCCTGTCGATGCCCGGCACGCCGGTGCTCTATTACGGCGACGAGATCGGCATGGGCGACAACATCTATCTCGGCGACCGCGACGGCGTGCGCACGCCGATGCAGTGGTCGCCGGACCGCAACGGCGGCTTCTCCCGCGCCAACCCGCAGAAGCTGTTCCTGCCCGCGATCCAGGACCCGATCTACGGCTACGACGCGATCAACGTCGAGGCGCAGACCCAGGCGCAGACCAGCCTGCTCAACTGGACGCGGCGCATGATCGCGATCCGCAACAACTCGGTCGCGCTCGGCCGCGGCGCGATCCAGTTCCTCTATCCCGCCAACCGCAAGGTGCTGGCGTGGCTGCGCGAGCACGACAACGAGCGCATCCTCTGCGTCGCCAACCTCTCGCGGGCGCCCCAGGCGGTGCAGCTCGACCTGTCGGACCTGCGCGGCGCGATCCCGATCGAGCTGACCGGCGGCAGCGCCTTTCCGGCCATCGGCGAACTGCCCTACCTGCTGACGCTGCCGGCCTACGGCTTCTACTGGTTCTCGCTCTCGGTCGCGAATACCGGCGAGATCGGACCGCAGCCGCAGAGCCCCGAGCTGTTCACGCTGGTCCTGACCGGCGGTATCGAGACCCTGATCAAGGGGCGCGAGCGCATTGCCTTCGAGCGCACCGTGGCGCCGCCCTTCATCGGCTCGCGCCGCTGGTTCGGCGCCAAGGGCTCGCGCATCAAGGCGGTTCAGGTCGACGACAGCGCCATCGTCAAGGACGCCTCCGGCGCGGGCAAGTTCCTGCTGCCGCGGGTGGCGGTGACGCTCGCGAACGGCGAGCGCCAGGACTATTTCGTGCCGCTGGCCGTCGACGAGGGCCGCGAGGACGAGACGTTGATGGACCACGCGGTGGCCCGCGTGCGCCGCGGCCCGCGCACCGGCCTGCTCTACGAGGCCGCCGCGGCGGCGCCCTTCACCGTCGCCCTGATCGAGGCGATGCGCGACGGGGTGACGATCCCGTCCGAGCGCGGCAGCCTCGTCTTCTCCACCACCTCGGCCTACGATCCGGAGGTGCCGTTCGAAGCCGGCGACGTGCGCCGCCTCTCGGCGGAGCAGAGCAACACCTCGATCGCCATCGGCGCGCGGATGATGCTCAAGCTCCTGCGGCGCCTTCAGCCCGGCACCCATCCGGAGATCGAGATCGGGCGCTTCCTCACCGAGCAGGCGCACTTCCCGAACACGCCCGCCCTGCTCGGCGTGGTGGAGCACGTCGCCGAGGACAGCACCCGCACGGCCCTGGCGCTGCTGCAGAAGTTCGTCCTCAACCAGGGCGATGCCTGGACGCTGATGCTGGAAGGCCTGCGGCGCGACTTCGACCTCGTGGTGCTCGCCCCCGAGAGCGAGGCGCCGCATCCGGAAGACGCCTTCAACGACCACCTGCGCTGGGCGCTCCTGCTCGGCCAGCGCACGGCCGAGCTGCACCGGGCCTTCGCCATCGACACCGACGATCCGGCCTTCGAGGCCGAGCCGTTCGGCGAGGCCGATCTCGCGGCGCTCGCCGACGACGCCCGTCATCAGGCCGCCCGCGCCTTCAAGGGGCTCGACGCCATCACGGCGTGGTCGCCGGGCTCGGCGAGCGAGGCGCTGGCGGGCCGCCGCGGCGAGGTCGAGGCACTGATCGACGCGTTGGCCGCGGGCCCGCTGCGCGGCGCCACCAAGACGCGCATCCACGGCGACTACCATCTCGGCCAGGTGCTCGCCTCCGAGGGCGACCTCGTCATCGTCGACTTCGAGGGCGAGCCTTCGCGGCCGGTCGGGCAGCGCCGGGCCAAGTCGACGCCGCTGCGCGACGTGGCGGGGATGCTGCGCTCCTTCGCCTACGGTGCCGAGACGGTGGTGCGCGAGATCGCCGCCCGCTTCGGCGACAGCGAGGAGCGGGCGCGCAACGCGGCGATCGCGTGGCGCGGCATGATCGATGCCGCCTTCCTCGATGGATACCAGCAGGCCGTGGCGGGCAGCCCCGCCGCGGTGGAGGATGTCGAAACCCATCGCGGCCTGCTGCGCCTGAGCCTGCTGACCAAGGCGCTCTACGAGGTCGATTACGAGGTCAACAACCGCCCCGACTGGATCGAAATCCCGGCACGGGGTGTTCTGAACATACTGGATGAAGCCAAGCGCGACCGCGCTTCGGTGTGACTGCCGCGCTCCCGCGCCGAACCGGATTCCCCGCCGGCCCGGGAGAGCTTCCCGAGAGAGGTGACTGGATGACGGCTCTGGACGACAAGGCCGCGGCTCGCAACGATGCCCAACCGGCCGCAAACGTCCCGAACAGGTCAGGCTCGTCCGAGGCGCCGCGCGCGCCCCGGCCGGCGGATTCGCTGGGCGGCGATCAGGGGGCGCCCCGCATCGGTCGCCCGGCGGCGCAGCCCCGCGACACGCACCTCCACCCGGACGCCATCGCCGCCGTCATGGCGGCCGACCACGGCGACGCCTTCGGCGTGCTCGGGCCGCATCGGGTCGGACCCGGCGCCTGGGAGGTCCGCGCGATCCTGCCCGAGGCCAAGGCCGCCCGGCTCATCACGGCGGGGCAGAGCCTCCCGTTCGAGCGCGTCCATCCGGACGGGTTCTACGTCGCCGGCGTGAAGAGCGAGGGGCGGCCCCTCTACGAGATCGAAGTGGAGGCCTGGGACGGCACCGGCACCCGGCGCCACGACCCCTACGGCTTCGGCCCGTCGCTGGAGCAGAGCGAGATCGAGGGCCTGCGCCAGATCGGCAGCAACCTCGTCTACCGCGTGCTCGGCGCCCACGCCGGCGAACTCGACGGCATCGCCGGCTTCCGCTTCGCGGTCTGGGCGCCGAATGCCCGCCGCGTCAGCGTGGTCGGCGACTTCAACGATTGGGACGGCCGGCGCCACCCGATGCGGCTGTGGCTGAACGGCGGCGTCTGGGAGCTGTTCGTGCCGGGCCTCAAGGCCGGACAGAACTACAAGTTCGAGATCCGCGGGCCCGACGGTGCGCTGCTGCCGCTCAAGGCCGACCCGGTCGCCTTCCGCGCCCAGCACCCGCCGCAGACGGCCTCCGTGCTCCAGGGCCTCAACGAGCCGCAATGGCACGACGGCGCCTGGATGGGCTCCCGCAGCGAGAAGGATCCGCGCCACGCCGCCATGTCGGTCTACGAGGTGCATCTCGGCTCGTGGGCGCGGGTGCCGGGCGAGGGCAACCGCTACCTGACCTACAAGGAACTGTCCGAGCGGCTGATTCCCTACGTCAAGGAACTCGGCTTCACCCATATCGAGCTCCTGCCGATCACCGAGTACCCGTTCGACGGCTCCTGGGGCTACCAGCCGGTCTCGCTGTTCGCGCCGACGAGCCGCTTCGGCACGCCCGACGACTTCGTCGCCTTCGTCAACGCCGCCCACGAGGCCGGCATCGGCGTGCTGCTCGATTGGGTGCCGGGGCACTTCCCCCTCGACGCCCACGGCCTCGGCCTGTTCGACGGCACGCATCTCTACGAGCACGCCGACCCGCGCCAGGGCTTCCACCAGGACTGGGGCACCTACATCTACAATTTCGGCCGCTCCGAAGTGTCGGCTTTCCTCGCGGCCAACGCCCGGTTCTGGCTGGAGCACTACCACCTCGACGGCCTGCGCGTGGATGCGGTGGCCTCGATGCTCTACCTCGACTATTCGCGCCGCGCGGGCGAGTGGATCCCGAACCAGTACGGCGGCAACGAGAACCTCGACGCCATCGACTTCCTGCGCAAGACCAACGAGGCGACCTACAGCCACGCCCCCGGCACCGTCACGGTGGCCGAGGAATCGACTTCCTGGCCCGGCGTCTCGCACCCGACCTATACCGGCGGCCTCGGCTTCGGCTTCAAGTGGAACATGGGGTGGATGCACGACACCCTGAAATACATGTCGGAGGATCCGATCCACCGGCGCTACCACCACCACAACCTGACCTTCGGCCTGCTCTATGCCTTCTCGGAAAACTTCGTGCTGCCGCTGTCCCACGACGAGGTGGTGCACGGGAAGGGCTCGCTGCTCGGCAAGATGCCGGGCGACCGCTGGCAGAAATTCGCGAACCTGCGCGCCTATTTCGGCTTCATGTGGGGCCATCCCGGCAAGAAGCTGCTCTTCATGGGCGGCGAGTTCGGCCAGGAGCACGAGTGGAATCACAACCGCTCCCTCGACTGGCACCTGCTCGACGATTCCCTGCATGCCGGCGTCAAGGATCTGATTCGCGACCTGAACCACGTCTACACGTCCACGCCCGCGCTCTTCACCCGCGACGTCGAGCCCGGCGGATTCCAGTGGCTGGTGGCGGACGATTCCGACAATTCGGTCATCGCCTGGGCCCGCAAGGGCAAGGCGGAGGGCGAGGTCGCCATCGTCGTCTCGAACTTCACGCCCGTGCCGCGCGAGGGCTACCGCGTCGGCGTGCCGGCGGGCGGTTACTACCGCGAGGCGATCAACTCGGATGCCGAGCGCTACGGCGGCTCCAACGTCGGCAACATGGGCGGCGTCCGGGCCGAGGCCGAGCCGAGCCACGGGCAGTCGCATTCGCTGAAGCTGACCCTGCCGCCGCTCGCGACCCTGATCCTCGTCCGCGAGGGCTGACCTCGGGGCGGCTCAGCCGCTCCGGGGCCCGAACAGGATCACGGCCATGCCGGCGAGGCAGATGACCCCGCCGGCCACGTCCCAGCGATCGGGCCGGCAGCCCTCGATCCCCCACAGCCAGAGGATCGAGGCGACGATGTAGATGCCGCCATAGGCCGCAAAGGTGCGGCCGGCGGCTTCGCTCTCCGCCAGCGTCAGCAGGGACGCGAACAGCGTCAGCGAGACGAGGCCCGGCGCCACCCACCACACCGGACGACCGAGCCGCAGCCACGCCCAGAAGGCGAAGCAGCCGGCGATTTCCGCGAGCGCGGCGGCAGCGTAGGCGAGCAGGGTCTTGGCCATCGGCGACGCCTGGCCCAGGCCACGCGCGTTGCCAAGCC from Methylorubrum populi includes these protein-coding regions:
- the treS gene encoding maltose alpha-D-glucosyltransferase, with product MIDRSDPQWYRDAIIYQIHVKSFFDSTDDGIGDFEGLTQKLDYVRDLGVTAIWLMPFYPSPLRDDGYDIADYRDINPSYGTMQDFRRFVDAAHERGLRVVTELVINHTSDQHPWFQRAREAPAGSPERDFYVWSDTDDKYSDTRIIFLDTEVSNWTWDPVAKQYFWHRFYAHQPDLNFDNPAVLEAVIEVMRYWLDMGVDGLRLDAIPYLIERDGTNCENLSETHGVIKAIRAALDAEYPDRMLLAEANQWPEETAQYFGEGDECHMAFHFPLMPRMYMAIAREDRHPITDIMRQTPEIPEGCQWAIFLRNHDELTLEMVTAEERDYLWSFYAAERRARINLGIRRRLAPLLENDRRKIELMKSLVLSMPGTPVLYYGDEIGMGDNIYLGDRDGVRTPMQWSPDRNGGFSRANPQKLFLPAIQDPIYGYDAINVEAQTQAQTSLLNWTRRMIAIRNNSVALGRGAIQFLYPANRKVLAWLREHDNERILCVANLSRAPQAVQLDLSDLRGAIPIELTGGSAFPAIGELPYLLTLPAYGFYWFSLSVANTGEIGPQPQSPELFTLVLTGGIETLIKGRERIAFERTVAPPFIGSRRWFGAKGSRIKAVQVDDSAIVKDASGAGKFLLPRVAVTLANGERQDYFVPLAVDEGREDETLMDHAVARVRRGPRTGLLYEAAAAAPFTVALIEAMRDGVTIPSERGSLVFSTTSAYDPEVPFEAGDVRRLSAEQSNTSIAIGARMMLKLLRRLQPGTHPEIEIGRFLTEQAHFPNTPALLGVVEHVAEDSTRTALALLQKFVLNQGDAWTLMLEGLRRDFDLVVLAPESEAPHPEDAFNDHLRWALLLGQRTAELHRAFAIDTDDPAFEAEPFGEADLAALADDARHQAARAFKGLDAITAWSPGSASEALAGRRGEVEALIDALAAGPLRGATKTRIHGDYHLGQVLASEGDLVIVDFEGEPSRPVGQRRAKSTPLRDVAGMLRSFAYGAETVVREIAARFGDSEERARNAAIAWRGMIDAAFLDGYQQAVAGSPAAVEDVETHRGLLRLSLLTKALYEVDYEVNNRPDWIEIPARGVLNILDEAKRDRASV
- the glgB gene encoding 1,4-alpha-glucan branching protein GlgB, with the translated sequence MTALDDKAAARNDAQPAANVPNRSGSSEAPRAPRPADSLGGDQGAPRIGRPAAQPRDTHLHPDAIAAVMAADHGDAFGVLGPHRVGPGAWEVRAILPEAKAARLITAGQSLPFERVHPDGFYVAGVKSEGRPLYEIEVEAWDGTGTRRHDPYGFGPSLEQSEIEGLRQIGSNLVYRVLGAHAGELDGIAGFRFAVWAPNARRVSVVGDFNDWDGRRHPMRLWLNGGVWELFVPGLKAGQNYKFEIRGPDGALLPLKADPVAFRAQHPPQTASVLQGLNEPQWHDGAWMGSRSEKDPRHAAMSVYEVHLGSWARVPGEGNRYLTYKELSERLIPYVKELGFTHIELLPITEYPFDGSWGYQPVSLFAPTSRFGTPDDFVAFVNAAHEAGIGVLLDWVPGHFPLDAHGLGLFDGTHLYEHADPRQGFHQDWGTYIYNFGRSEVSAFLAANARFWLEHYHLDGLRVDAVASMLYLDYSRRAGEWIPNQYGGNENLDAIDFLRKTNEATYSHAPGTVTVAEESTSWPGVSHPTYTGGLGFGFKWNMGWMHDTLKYMSEDPIHRRYHHHNLTFGLLYAFSENFVLPLSHDEVVHGKGSLLGKMPGDRWQKFANLRAYFGFMWGHPGKKLLFMGGEFGQEHEWNHNRSLDWHLLDDSLHAGVKDLIRDLNHVYTSTPALFTRDVEPGGFQWLVADDSDNSVIAWARKGKAEGEVAIVVSNFTPVPREGYRVGVPAGGYYREAINSDAERYGGSNVGNMGGVRAEAEPSHGQSHSLKLTLPPLATLILVREG
- a CDS encoding YnfA family protein — translated: MAKTLLAYAAAALAEIAGCFAFWAWLRLGRPVWWVAPGLVSLTLFASLLTLAESEAAGRTFAAYGGIYIVASILWLWGIEGCRPDRWDVAGGVICLAGMAVILFGPRSG